In a single window of the Thermoanaerobaculia bacterium genome:
- a CDS encoding pyridoxal phosphate-dependent aminotransferase has product MEHIIRRKLPRSLTLSIAGKVQELTQSGQRIFKFNIGEPDFPTPRDIKDEGIRAIEENFTRYTAGAGIPELRAAIADDLRRRLDLSYTSKEIVVTVGGKFALAAAIMATVGPGDEVLIPVPSFLSYPDMVTIAGGIPVRVPLGPETSFFPTPQLLDTYVSQRTRLVILNSPHNPTGVVYPEELVASLAEWASKRNIYILSDEVYDQLIFDEIRHHSIAAFPHIRDRVLIVNSFSKTYCMTGWRLGYLAAPEPLAEAVTHIQSHMASSPNSIAQRAALRALQAGRPEGEQMLISFQLRRDLMCDLLSSVPGVKFIRPSGTFYLFLDVSSYFGERISGSMDMAMYLLDKYHVATVPGLVFGDDRFIRLSFATSDEEIREGIQALSDGLSSLCNGRD; this is encoded by the coding sequence ATGGAGCACATTATCCGCAGAAAGCTGCCGCGTTCTCTTACCCTGTCCATCGCCGGAAAGGTTCAGGAGCTGACTCAGTCCGGTCAAAGAATTTTCAAGTTCAACATCGGGGAGCCTGACTTTCCAACTCCCAGGGATATCAAAGATGAGGGAATCCGGGCTATCGAAGAGAATTTTACCCGATATACGGCTGGAGCCGGAATTCCTGAACTGCGGGCTGCCATTGCCGATGATCTTCGACGTCGACTTGACCTTTCCTATACATCGAAGGAAATTGTGGTGACGGTCGGAGGTAAATTCGCGCTGGCGGCGGCAATTATGGCAACCGTCGGTCCCGGGGATGAAGTGCTGATCCCCGTACCTTCTTTCCTCTCCTACCCGGATATGGTGACCATTGCCGGGGGAATCCCGGTACGGGTTCCTCTGGGCCCGGAAACTTCTTTTTTCCCAACCCCGCAGCTTCTGGATACCTATGTTTCCCAGCGTACCCGTTTGGTGATTCTAAATTCACCCCACAACCCGACGGGTGTCGTCTACCCGGAAGAACTTGTTGCATCCCTCGCTGAATGGGCTTCCAAACGAAATATCTATATCCTTTCGGATGAGGTTTACGACCAGCTGATCTTCGACGAAATACGCCATCATTCCATTGCAGCCTTTCCCCATATCCGCGACCGGGTCCTGATTGTCAATTCATTTTCAAAGACGTACTGCATGACCGGCTGGCGTCTGGGATATCTGGCCGCTCCGGAACCTCTGGCTGAGGCCGTCACCCACATCCAGAGCCACATGGCTTCTTCTCCGAACAGCATTGCCCAGCGCGCGGCACTTCGTGCCCTTCAGGCAGGTCGCCCGGAAGGCGAGCAGATGCTTATCTCCTTCCAGTTGAGGCGGGATCTCATGTGCGACCTGCTTTCATCCGTTCCCGGGGTTAAGTTTATTCGACCCTCAGGTACGTTCTACCTCTTCCTGGATGTTTCTTCCTATTTTGGCGAGCGAATCAGTGGGTCGATGGACATGGCGATGTACCTCCTCGACAAATACCACGTCGCAACCGTGCCCGGTCTGGTTTTTGGTGATGATCGTTTTATTCGACTCTCGTTCGCAACATCCGACGAGGAAATCCGGGAAGGAATCCAGGCTCTTTCCGATGGATTGTCCTCTCTTTGCAATGGGAGGGATTAA
- a CDS encoding cytochrome c3 family protein, whose amino-acid sequence MKRTVAWVVSLTFLVVASFSVVLLAGDAPETITLEAKNGTVTFSHKKHAEEYKVECTKCHHTQKEGEAVQKCSACHGVDESAPKAMNAFHGQCKDCHKAVNEEGKAAPTECKACHVK is encoded by the coding sequence ATGAAACGTACCGTTGCGTGGGTTGTGAGCCTGACTTTCCTGGTTGTTGCGAGTTTTTCCGTTGTTCTTCTGGCGGGAGACGCTCCTGAGACCATTACGCTGGAAGCCAAGAATGGGACGGTTACCTTTTCCCATAAGAAGCATGCCGAAGAGTATAAAGTGGAGTGCACCAAGTGTCACCACACCCAGAAGGAAGGGGAAGCCGTGCAGAAATGTTCGGCTTGCCATGGAGTGGATGAAAGTGCGCCCAAGGCCATGAATGCTTTCCATGGACAGTGCAAGGATTGTCACAAAGCCGTAAATGAAGAAGGCAAGGCTGCTCCAACAGAGTGCAAAGCCTGCCACGTCAAGTAA
- a CDS encoding cytochrome c3 family protein: MKRTLILVTCLAFLLVGFAAMGLFAGDAPETVTLEAKNGTVTFPHKKHVEEIKVECTKCHHTQKEGEAVQKCTDCHGKDENAPKVMNAFHGLCKDCHKAKNEEGKAAPTECKGCHVKA; this comes from the coding sequence ATGAAACGAACCCTGATTCTTGTAACCTGTCTCGCTTTTCTTCTTGTCGGTTTTGCCGCAATGGGCCTCTTCGCCGGGGATGCCCCTGAAACCGTGACACTGGAAGCCAAGAACGGTACCGTAACCTTCCCACACAAGAAGCATGTGGAAGAAATAAAAGTGGAGTGCACCAAGTGCCACCACACCCAGAAGGAAGGGGAGGCCGTGCAGAAGTGTACCGATTGCCACGGTAAGGATGAGAATGCGCCCAAAGTCATGAATGCCTTCCATGGTCTCTGCAAAGACTGCCACAAGGCAAAGAACGAAGAGGGTAAGGCCGCTCCGACCGAATGCAAAGGTTGTCACGTTAAGGCCTGA